Proteins encoded in a region of the Vicia villosa cultivar HV-30 ecotype Madison, WI linkage group LG5, Vvil1.0, whole genome shotgun sequence genome:
- the LOC131605373 gene encoding F-box protein At4g22280-like, with amino-acid sequence MAATISSTDAHKIQRHNVGNTYMITDLPEDILLHILSLLPTKDAVRTSVLSNRWRHLWTYLTVFHFDTGLYESNHPNSKNTANCLLDLVGRLLRKSNHVERLGVEILETVVDRNKVHSLISSAAKHRVQYLELSLGDRNDKFVLPRSFSTFQSLSELHLGLMFTLHIPSGIRFPNLKKLVVSDVTFSNENSVQQLFSGCPILQELDLCNCYWKSIEHINVAISTLGKLTIEFDDFSVNYDHDMTLTIDAENLLSLTCDCNPAIEIIPVNLTSIVDALIDIGYDNDDTPTYDVADCSYDLLSGLGSVKFLYVHHDTLECLYYTEDNLHLLPTFHHLTHLVVDSESPEYTNEVLMDILRKTPKLEFLEIPGVVLNYLDGEDQILNSLPCCFNTSLSSLCFLYFYGDEYEIKFVKFILENAPHLVEMNIHCSRHLLADTEKVTAIRDQLEDVGLESCVIKFLNHDYEDSDDDDDDEPDKDEARYQLQTFSLMICLFTVPVIMILLLLFF; translated from the exons ATGGCTGCTACAATCTCATCAACTGATGCGCATAAGATCCAACGGCATAATGTCGGCAACACCTATATGATTACCGACTTACCCGAGGACATTCTTCTTCATATTCTTTCTTTACTTCCTACCAAAGATGCCGTAAGAACTTCCGTATTATCAAACAGGTGGAGGCACTTGTGGACTTACTTAACTGTCTTTCATTTTGATACTGGTCTATATGAGTCAAACCATCCAAATTCGAAAAACACTGCAAATTGTCTCTTAGATCTAGTTGGAAGACTACTGCGCAAATCTAATCACGTAGAAAGGCTCGGCGTTGAAATTCTTGAAACTGTTGTTGACAGAAACAAAGTTCATTCTTTAATATCTTCTGCTGCAAAGCATAGAGTCCAATATCTTGAACTTTCTCTAGGTGATCGAAATGATAAGTTTGTGTTACCCCGTAGTTTCTCAACTTTCCAGTCATTGAGTGAACTACATTTAGGGCTCATGTTCACTCTACATATTCCTAGTGGTATTCGTTTCCCTAACTTGAAGAAATTAGTTGTTTCCGATGTTACCTTTTCGAATGAGAACTCAGTTCAACAACTCTTCTCTGGGTGCCCTATCTTACAGGAGTTGGACTTATGTAATTGTTATTGGAAGAGCATAGAGCATATCAATGTTGCAATTTCCACATTAGGGAAGTTGACAATCGAATTTGACGATTTTAGTGTAAattatgatcatgatatgacactAACGATTGATGCTGAGAATCTTTTATCTTTAACCTGCGACTGTAATCCTGCAATAGAAATCATCCCTGTTAACCTCACCTCCATTGTCGATGCACTTATTGATATTGGATATGACAATGACGATACACCTACATATGATGTTGCTGACTGTTCATATGATCTATTGAGCGGACTTGGTAGTGTCAAGTTTCTCTATGTACACCATGATACTCTTGAG TGTCTTTACTATACAGAGGATAATCTCCATCTCCTTCCTACATTTCACCATTTGACACATCTTGTTGTGGATTCTGAGAGTCCCGAGTATACTAATGAAGTATTAATGGACATTCTCCGAAAGACTCCTAAACTAGAATTTCTCGAGATACCTGGGGTG GTACTTAACTATCTGGATGGTGAAGATCAGATATTGAACTCACTGCCTTGCTGTTTCAACACTTCTCTCAGTAGTTTAtgctttttatatttttatggagATGAATATGAAATCAAATTCGTCAAGTTTATCTTAGAAAATGCCCCACATTTAGTCGAGATGAACATACACTGTTCAAGACATTTACTAGCTGATACAGAGAAGGTGACTGCTATCCGGGACCAATTGGAAGATGTAGGCCTTGAAAGTTGTGTCATCAAGTTTCT TAACCACGACTACGAAGactctgatgatgatgatgatgatgaacctgACAAGGATGAAGCTAGATATCAACTTCAGACTTTCTCTTTAATGATTTGTTTGTTCACTGTTCCAGTGATAATGATTTTATTGCTACTTTTCTTCTAG